One genomic segment of Micromonospora sp. WMMC415 includes these proteins:
- the pheS gene encoding phenylalanine--tRNA ligase subunit alpha has protein sequence MTYRNDPYDPKQVALLDPAALAEAVAAAEKAFADAADPDALTALRPAHLGDRAPVSLARREIGALPPAAKSDAGKRVNEARRAIESAYAARAEVLEREQAERMLVEERVDVTLPYDRRQKGARHPVSTLMEQISDFFVGMGYEVAEGPEVELEWTNFDALNIPPDHPARGLMDTFHVAPESSGLVLRTHTSPVQARTMLTRKPPIYVICPGRVYRTDELDATHAPVFHQVEGLVVDKGITMAHLRGTLDHFARAMFGPDAKTRWRPHYFPFTEPSAEFDVWFPEHRKGPQWVEWGGCGMVNPRVLRACGIDPEVYSGFAFGMGIDRTVMFRHGVGDMRDMVEGDVRFTRAFGYGA, from the coding sequence ATGACCTACCGCAACGATCCGTACGACCCGAAGCAGGTCGCCCTGCTCGACCCGGCCGCCCTGGCCGAGGCCGTCGCCGCCGCCGAGAAGGCGTTCGCCGACGCCGCCGACCCGGACGCGTTGACCGCGCTGCGCCCCGCGCACCTGGGTGACCGGGCCCCGGTCTCGCTGGCGCGCCGCGAGATCGGCGCGCTGCCGCCGGCCGCCAAGTCCGACGCCGGCAAGCGGGTCAACGAGGCCCGCCGGGCGATCGAGTCCGCGTACGCCGCCCGTGCCGAGGTCCTCGAGCGCGAGCAGGCCGAGCGGATGCTGGTCGAGGAGCGGGTGGACGTCACCCTGCCGTACGACCGGCGCCAGAAGGGCGCGCGGCACCCGGTCAGCACGCTCATGGAGCAGATCAGCGACTTCTTCGTCGGGATGGGCTACGAGGTGGCCGAGGGGCCCGAGGTCGAGCTGGAGTGGACGAACTTCGACGCGCTGAACATCCCGCCGGACCACCCGGCGCGCGGCCTGATGGACACCTTCCACGTCGCACCGGAGAGTTCGGGGCTGGTGCTGCGTACCCACACCTCGCCGGTGCAGGCGCGGACGATGTTGACCCGCAAGCCGCCGATCTACGTGATCTGCCCCGGCCGGGTCTACCGCACCGACGAGCTGGACGCCACCCACGCGCCGGTCTTCCACCAGGTGGAGGGCCTGGTGGTCGACAAGGGCATCACGATGGCGCACCTGCGCGGCACCTTGGACCACTTCGCGCGGGCCATGTTCGGCCCGGACGCGAAGACCCGGTGGCGCCCGCACTACTTCCCGTTCACCGAGCCGTCGGCCGAGTTCGACGTGTGGTTCCCGGAGCACCGCAAGGGTCCGCAGTGGGTCGAGTGGGGTGGCTGCGGCATGGTGAACCCGCGCGTGCTGCGGGCCTGCGGCATCGACCCGGAGGTCTACTCCGGATTCGCCTTCGGGATGGGCATCGACCGGACGGTCATGTTCCGCCACGGTGTCGGCGACATGCGGGACATGGTCGAGGGCGACGTCCGGTTCACCCGGGCGTTCGGATACGGGGCGTAG
- the pheT gene encoding phenylalanine--tRNA ligase subunit beta encodes MRVSVSWLREYVDLPAHLAPADLEQALVDLGIEVESIVDLGETVTGPLVVGEVREIEELTGFKKPIRFCRVDVGDANGTGELQEIVCGARNFTVGDRVVVILPGGVLPGNFAIGARRTYGRNSNGMICSAKELGLGDDHSGIIVLPESSPAKPGDDARPVVGLDDVVVEVELTPDRGYQMSVRGIARELAHAVGVPFRDPGLVPAPGATERPAYPVEVRDTVGCDRFAARMVRGVDPAAPSPAWMVQRLTTAGVRSISLPVDITNYVMLELGQPMHAFDADRIAGTLVVRRAEPGEKLTTLDGVTRTLAAEDMVICDDTGPVSLAAVMGGETSEVVEGTTNVLFEAAHWDPVMVGRTARRHKLFSEAAKRWERGVDPALPLVAIERAVRLLVEHGGGTVGDEILDLDHVRPRTPISMPADLPSRRVGVAYPPARVVDLLERVGCTVAGGADRLAEDPGEVGVSAGGAVALTVTPPTWRPDLTDPADLVEEVVRLDGYDRVPSVLPVAPAGRGLTWQQRRRRAIARALADQGHVEVLSQPFVAPDLADLLGLPADDPRRRAVRLANPLSEEEPLLRTTLLGPLLGVLRRNLGRGQRDLALYEVGAVFHPRPDAGTPPHMGVEHRPSDAEFAAADAVLPDQPRHVAVVLAGEIEPTGWWGAGRPAGWADAVEAARTVLAVAGLPDDRVTVRAAEHAPWHPGRCAQVLVGDTVVGHAGELHPAVVAALELPRRTAAMELNLDAVPAAPMLQAPAVSSFPPALIDVALVVDASVPAAQVQQALVEGAGELLESVRLFDVYSSEQLGAGRRSLAYKLTFRAPDRTLTVEEAVAARDAAVARAAERHGATLRGA; translated from the coding sequence ATGCGAGTTTCTGTCAGCTGGCTGCGCGAGTACGTCGACCTGCCGGCCCACCTGGCCCCGGCCGACCTGGAGCAGGCCCTGGTGGACCTGGGCATCGAGGTCGAGTCCATCGTGGACCTGGGTGAGACGGTCACCGGGCCGCTGGTGGTCGGTGAGGTCCGGGAGATCGAGGAGCTGACCGGCTTCAAGAAGCCGATCCGGTTCTGCCGGGTCGACGTGGGCGACGCCAACGGCACCGGCGAGCTCCAGGAGATCGTCTGCGGGGCGCGGAACTTCACCGTCGGCGACCGGGTGGTGGTGATCCTCCCCGGCGGCGTGCTGCCCGGGAATTTCGCCATCGGGGCGCGCAGGACGTACGGGCGCAACTCCAACGGCATGATCTGCTCGGCGAAGGAGCTGGGGCTCGGTGACGACCACTCGGGCATCATCGTGCTGCCCGAGTCCAGCCCGGCCAAGCCCGGCGACGACGCCCGCCCGGTGGTGGGGCTCGACGACGTCGTGGTCGAGGTCGAGCTGACGCCGGACCGCGGGTACCAGATGTCGGTCCGCGGCATCGCCCGCGAGCTGGCGCACGCCGTCGGGGTGCCGTTCCGCGACCCGGGGCTGGTGCCGGCGCCGGGCGCGACCGAGCGGCCCGCGTACCCGGTCGAGGTGCGTGACACGGTCGGCTGCGACCGGTTCGCCGCCCGGATGGTGCGTGGCGTCGACCCGGCCGCGCCCTCGCCTGCCTGGATGGTGCAGCGGCTCACCACCGCCGGCGTCCGCAGCATCTCGCTGCCGGTCGACATCACCAACTACGTGATGCTCGAACTGGGCCAGCCGATGCACGCGTTCGACGCGGACCGGATCGCCGGCACGCTGGTGGTCCGCCGCGCCGAGCCGGGGGAGAAGCTGACCACCCTGGACGGGGTGACCCGTACGCTCGCCGCCGAGGACATGGTGATCTGCGACGACACCGGGCCGGTCTCGCTCGCCGCGGTGATGGGCGGGGAGACCAGCGAGGTGGTCGAGGGCACCACGAACGTGCTGTTCGAGGCCGCCCACTGGGATCCGGTGATGGTCGGGCGCACCGCCCGCCGGCACAAGCTGTTCAGCGAGGCCGCGAAGCGCTGGGAACGGGGCGTCGACCCGGCCCTGCCGCTGGTCGCCATCGAGCGGGCGGTCCGGCTGCTGGTCGAGCACGGCGGCGGCACGGTCGGCGACGAGATCCTCGACCTCGATCACGTCCGGCCGCGTACGCCGATCAGCATGCCGGCCGACCTGCCGTCGCGGCGGGTCGGGGTGGCGTACCCGCCGGCGCGGGTGGTCGACCTGCTGGAGCGGGTCGGCTGCACGGTCGCCGGCGGCGCGGACCGGCTCGCCGAGGATCCGGGCGAGGTCGGCGTGTCGGCCGGCGGCGCGGTCGCGCTGACGGTCACCCCGCCGACCTGGCGGCCGGACCTCACCGACCCGGCCGACCTGGTCGAGGAGGTGGTCCGCCTAGACGGGTACGACCGCGTGCCGTCCGTGCTGCCGGTCGCGCCGGCCGGCCGCGGCCTCACCTGGCAGCAGCGGCGCCGCCGGGCGATCGCCCGGGCGCTCGCCGACCAGGGGCACGTCGAGGTGCTGTCGCAGCCGTTCGTCGCCCCCGACCTGGCCGACCTGCTCGGGTTGCCGGCCGACGACCCGCGCCGGCGGGCGGTGCGCCTGGCCAACCCGCTGTCGGAGGAGGAGCCGCTGCTGCGCACCACGCTGCTCGGCCCGCTGCTCGGCGTGCTTCGGCGCAACCTGGGCCGGGGCCAGCGTGACCTCGCCCTGTACGAGGTCGGCGCGGTCTTCCACCCGCGCCCCGACGCGGGGACCCCGCCGCACATGGGGGTGGAGCACCGCCCGTCGGACGCCGAGTTCGCCGCCGCCGACGCGGTCCTGCCGGACCAGCCGCGGCACGTCGCCGTGGTGCTGGCCGGTGAGATCGAGCCGACCGGCTGGTGGGGTGCGGGCCGCCCGGCCGGCTGGGCGGACGCGGTCGAGGCGGCGCGGACGGTGCTGGCGGTGGCCGGCCTGCCCGACGACCGGGTCACCGTGCGGGCCGCCGAGCACGCGCCCTGGCACCCCGGGCGGTGCGCGCAGGTGCTGGTCGGCGACACCGTCGTCGGGCACGCCGGTGAGCTGCACCCGGCGGTCGTCGCCGCGCTGGAGCTGCCCCGGCGGACCGCCGCGATGGAGCTGAACCTGGACGCCGTGCCCGCCGCCCCGATGCTCCAGGCGCCGGCTGTCTCGTCGTTCCCGCCCGCACTGATCGACGTGGCCCTGGTCGTGGACGCCTCGGTGCCGGCGGCGCAGGTCCAGCAGGCGCTGGTGGAGGGCGCCGGTGAGCTGCTGGAGTCGGTGCGCCTGTTTGACGTGTACTCCTCCGAGCAGCTCGGGGCGGGGCGTCGGTCGCTGGCGTACAAGCTGACGTTCCGGGCGCCCGACCGCACCCTGACGGTGGAGGAGGCGGTGGCGGCCCGCGACGCGGCGGTCGCCCGCGCCGCCGAACGCCACGGCGCCACCCTCCGGGGCGCGTGA
- a CDS encoding DMT family transporter — MPAWVALVVVTLGGVASAAQGAVNGELGERAGDATLAAVVNNLGGCLLVGLGVLALRSLRADLRGLRGARLPWWAYLGGLGGAAIVVLGAYVVPVLGVAVFTIAQVAGGSLGGLAVDRAGLAPVGRIAFTGPRLAGALLGVAAVTLAQLGQPVGDLALGVVLLAVVGGVAVALQSALNGRVSAASSAAAGVAVNFAVSTPAVLLVAALAGALTGPAPSWPDAWFLYTGGLLGVGIVASLVVGVRVVGVLRTGLLLVAGQLGGALVLDALLPGGPGVRLPVLAGALLTLAAALLAGRGSGQGRGWRTGRGVGRGSGRGDTVPAPSVGPAGLPTQSIRPDLGEPVDRPSGRRS; from the coding sequence GTGCCCGCGTGGGTCGCGCTGGTCGTGGTGACCCTCGGCGGGGTCGCCTCGGCGGCGCAGGGTGCGGTGAACGGCGAGCTGGGCGAGCGGGCCGGCGACGCCACCCTCGCCGCCGTGGTCAACAACCTCGGCGGATGTCTCCTGGTGGGGCTCGGGGTGCTGGCGCTCCGGTCGCTCCGCGCCGACCTGCGCGGGTTGCGCGGGGCGCGCCTGCCCTGGTGGGCGTACCTGGGTGGGCTCGGCGGCGCGGCGATCGTCGTGCTCGGCGCGTACGTGGTGCCGGTGCTCGGGGTGGCGGTGTTCACCATCGCCCAGGTCGCGGGCGGCAGCCTCGGCGGGCTGGCGGTGGACCGGGCCGGTCTCGCACCGGTGGGGCGGATCGCGTTCACCGGTCCCCGGCTGGCCGGGGCGCTGCTGGGGGTGGCGGCGGTGACGCTGGCCCAGCTCGGGCAGCCCGTCGGCGACCTGGCTCTGGGCGTGGTCCTGCTCGCCGTCGTCGGCGGCGTCGCGGTGGCGTTGCAGTCCGCGCTCAACGGCCGGGTCTCGGCCGCCAGTTCCGCCGCCGCCGGGGTGGCGGTGAACTTCGCCGTCAGCACCCCGGCCGTGCTGCTCGTCGCGGCGCTGGCCGGGGCCCTGACCGGTCCCGCCCCGTCCTGGCCGGACGCCTGGTTCCTCTACACCGGCGGTCTCCTCGGCGTCGGCATCGTCGCCAGCCTGGTGGTCGGCGTCCGGGTGGTGGGCGTCCTGCGGACCGGGCTGCTGCTGGTCGCGGGCCAGCTCGGCGGCGCGCTGGTGCTGGACGCGCTGCTGCCCGGCGGCCCCGGCGTCCGGCTGCCGGTGCTCGCCGGGGCGCTGCTCACCCTGGCCGCCGCTCTGCTCGCCGGCCGGGGCTCCGGGCAGGGCCGTGGATGGCGCACCGGACGGGGCGTCGGGCGGGGTTCCGGGCGGGGTGACACAGTGCCCGCCCCGTCCGTCGGGCCGGCGGGGTTGCCCACCCAGAGCATTCGGCCGGACCTGGGTGAACCGGTGGACCGGCCGTCCGGCCGCCGCTCCTGA
- a CDS encoding RNA methyltransferase, with the protein MQSRPHGRRLDAVSGPFTPRTPRVVAARRLQRRRDRDAAGRFLAEGPQAVREALTRPRTVLELFGTPAALDRYADLAARAAADDVPVSEVTDEALAALTETVAPQGLVAVCRHLDVPLDTALTRGPRLVAVLAGIRDPGNAGTVLRTADAAGAQVVVFAGEAVDPYNGKAVRASAGSLFHVDVVRAPDPLAAVAALRAAGLAVLATTGYGVDDLDDLADAGRLAAPTAWLFGSEAHGLADELTAAADARVRVPLHGRAESLNLAAAAAVCLYASARAQRRPSTGCAAETAGESARP; encoded by the coding sequence ATGCAGTCACGACCGCACGGGAGGCGCCTCGACGCCGTCTCCGGGCCGTTCACGCCGCGTACCCCACGGGTTGTCGCCGCCCGCCGGCTCCAGCGCCGCCGGGACCGCGACGCGGCCGGCCGGTTCCTGGCGGAGGGGCCGCAGGCGGTCCGCGAGGCCCTCACCCGGCCCCGCACGGTCCTGGAACTCTTCGGTACGCCGGCCGCGCTCGACCGGTACGCGGACTTGGCCGCCCGCGCGGCCGCCGACGACGTACCCGTCTCCGAGGTCACCGACGAGGCCCTCGCCGCGCTCACCGAGACCGTCGCCCCGCAGGGCCTCGTCGCCGTGTGCCGGCACCTCGACGTACCGCTGGACACCGCCCTGACGCGCGGGCCGCGGCTGGTCGCGGTGCTCGCCGGCATCCGTGATCCGGGCAACGCCGGCACCGTGCTGCGCACCGCCGACGCGGCCGGCGCCCAGGTGGTCGTCTTCGCCGGCGAGGCGGTCGACCCGTACAACGGCAAGGCGGTGCGGGCCTCAGCCGGCAGCCTCTTCCACGTCGACGTGGTGCGCGCGCCCGACCCCCTCGCGGCGGTCGCCGCGCTGCGGGCCGCCGGGCTCGCCGTGCTGGCCACCACCGGGTACGGCGTGGACGACCTGGACGACCTCGCCGACGCCGGCCGGCTGGCCGCCCCCACCGCCTGGCTGTTCGGCTCCGAGGCGCACGGGCTGGCCGACGAGCTGACCGCCGCCGCCGACGCCCGCGTCCGGGTGCCGCTGCACGGGCGCGCCGAGAGCCTCAACCTGGCTGCGGCCGCGGCGGTGTGCCTGTACGCTTCAGCGAGAGCGCAGCGCCGGCCGTCGACCGGCTGCGCGGCCGAGACAGCAGGGGAGAGTGCCCGCCCATGA
- the hisG gene encoding ATP phosphoribosyltransferase — protein sequence MLRVAVPNKGALAEKAAQMLREAGYRQRTDPKDLVCRDEPNDIEFFYLRPKDIATYVGSGDLDVGITGRDLLIDSGAPAEEIVDLAFGRATFRFAARPEDVDSVQELGGHRIATAYPGLVERHLADLGVKADVIRLDGAVENAIRLGVADVVADVVETGATLRQAGLVVFGEPLLRSSAVLVRRAAAPTHPQCEQLLRRLHGVLVARRYVMLAYDVPAGLLDRASSLTPGIESPTVSPLHREGWVAVQAMVLRDDVHRIMDELYELGARAILVTNIHACRL from the coding sequence GTGCTGCGTGTCGCCGTACCCAACAAGGGCGCCCTCGCCGAGAAGGCCGCCCAGATGCTGCGCGAGGCGGGCTACCGCCAGCGCACCGACCCGAAGGACCTGGTCTGCCGGGACGAGCCCAACGACATCGAGTTCTTCTACCTGCGCCCGAAGGACATCGCCACCTACGTCGGCTCCGGTGACCTGGACGTCGGCATCACCGGCCGGGATCTGCTGATCGACTCCGGCGCGCCGGCCGAGGAGATCGTCGACCTGGCCTTCGGCCGGGCCACCTTCCGCTTCGCCGCCCGCCCCGAGGACGTCGACTCCGTGCAGGAGCTGGGCGGGCACCGGATCGCCACCGCGTACCCCGGCCTGGTCGAGCGGCACCTCGCCGACCTCGGTGTGAAGGCCGACGTGATCCGCCTCGACGGCGCGGTGGAGAACGCCATCCGTCTCGGTGTCGCCGACGTCGTCGCGGACGTGGTGGAGACCGGCGCCACGCTGCGGCAGGCCGGCCTGGTCGTGTTCGGCGAGCCGCTGCTGCGGTCCTCGGCCGTCCTGGTCCGCCGCGCCGCCGCGCCGACCCACCCGCAGTGCGAGCAGCTTCTGCGCCGCCTGCACGGGGTCCTCGTCGCCCGGCGCTACGTGATGCTCGCGTACGACGTGCCGGCCGGCCTGCTCGACCGGGCCAGTTCGCTGACGCCGGGCATCGAGTCGCCGACCGTCTCCCCATTGCACCGCGAGGGCTGGGTGGCCGTGCAGGCGATGGTGCTCCGCGACGACGTGCACCGGATCATGGACGAGCTGTACGAGTTGGGTGCTCGCGCGATCCTCGTCACGAACATCCACGCGTGCCGGCTGTGA
- the rpmI gene encoding 50S ribosomal protein L35, which produces MPKMKSHTGMGKRVRLTGKGKVVKQQAGLRHNLEKKPSTRTRRLTGTVVAAKADVKRIKKLLGR; this is translated from the coding sequence ATGCCGAAGATGAAGAGCCACACCGGGATGGGCAAGCGCGTCCGGCTGACCGGTAAGGGCAAGGTCGTGAAGCAGCAGGCGGGCCTGCGCCACAACCTGGAGAAGAAGCCCTCCACCCGGACCCGCCGCCTGACCGGCACCGTCGTCGCCGCCAAGGCCGACGTCAAGCGCATCAAGAAGCTGCTCGGCCGCTGA
- the ribH gene encoding 6,7-dimethyl-8-ribityllumazine synthase, protein MAGFGEPGIDTVDATGLTVGVVAARWHGDLTDHMLDRAVAAAEACGARSVVARVAGSVELPVVAQALARRCDVVVALGVVVRGATAHFDFVCRSVTDGLTRVALDEGKPVAHGVLTVDTIEQARDRAGLPGSAEDKGWAATVAALDAALAIRGVSAASAQRVGFGG, encoded by the coding sequence ATGGCGGGATTCGGGGAGCCGGGCATCGACACCGTCGACGCGACCGGTCTGACGGTGGGAGTGGTCGCGGCCCGCTGGCACGGTGACCTCACCGACCACATGCTCGACCGGGCGGTCGCCGCCGCCGAGGCCTGCGGGGCGCGCTCGGTGGTGGCCCGGGTGGCCGGCTCGGTGGAGCTGCCGGTGGTCGCCCAGGCCCTCGCCCGCCGCTGCGACGTGGTGGTCGCGCTCGGTGTCGTGGTGCGCGGCGCCACCGCCCACTTCGACTTCGTCTGCCGCTCGGTCACCGACGGGCTCACCCGGGTGGCGCTGGACGAGGGCAAGCCGGTCGCGCACGGCGTGCTGACCGTCGACACCATCGAGCAGGCCCGGGACCGGGCCGGCCTGCCCGGCTCGGCCGAGGACAAGGGCTGGGCGGCCACCGTCGCCGCGCTCGACGCCGCCCTCGCCATCCGCGGCGTGTCGGCGGCCTCCGCCCAGCGCGTCGGCTTCGGCGGCTGA
- a CDS encoding PH domain-containing protein yields MSETESIRIRPRRIRLVCWASAAVLVVVFTLLATSLTGPTGNGYGTFQRGDQLAMIGLGVFGAFGFLLFTRPMVEADARRVRVRNVIGSYELPWEVVRGVRFDRGAPWASLELHDDDLVPMVALQAADKELAVEGVRALRRLHQAHQTRLAEGASGR; encoded by the coding sequence GTGAGCGAAACCGAGTCGATCCGCATCCGGCCCCGCCGCATCCGGCTGGTCTGCTGGGCCTCGGCGGCGGTGCTGGTGGTGGTGTTCACCCTCCTGGCCACGTCGCTGACCGGGCCGACCGGCAACGGCTACGGCACGTTCCAGCGGGGCGACCAGCTCGCCATGATCGGCCTCGGCGTGTTCGGCGCGTTCGGCTTCCTGCTCTTCACCCGCCCGATGGTCGAGGCTGACGCGCGGCGGGTGCGGGTGCGCAACGTGATCGGCTCGTACGAGCTGCCGTGGGAGGTCGTCCGCGGGGTCCGCTTCGACCGGGGCGCCCCGTGGGCCAGCCTGGAGCTGCACGACGACGACCTGGTGCCGATGGTGGCCCTCCAGGCCGCCGACAAGGAACTGGCCGTCGAGGGGGTCCGCGCGCTGCGCCGCCTGCACCAGGCCCACCAGACCCGCCTGGCCGAGGGCGCCTCCGGCCGCTGA
- a CDS encoding RNA-guided endonuclease TnpB family protein has translation MRTAYRCRAYPTPEQASVLNRTFGCVRVVWNRTLAARHGRYHAEGKSTSYAETDRALTQMKRLPELAFLNDVSSVPLQQTLRHQHSAFTAFFQKRARYPRFKSRQGRQSASFTRSALRMCDGNLTLAKMPGALRFVWSWSDMDVKAVDPTMVTVSRDPDGRWFVTFAVNINPPTAPEPTEQIVGVDLGLADFAVLSTGERIPHPRNWKRHERRLKRYQRIMARKQRGSNNRNKAKVRVARVHSRIRDARQDFLHKASTDLVRRFGAVAVEDLNVAGMVRNRKLARAISCTGWVKFRELLTYKAHRDGRHLAVVDRWFPSSKTCSACGHLLDTLSLGTRHWTCPSCGTLHDRDVNAAKNIAVAAGLAETKNACGADVRHEGQPSVQSAVNQEHSPARVGKPGPLEPGGCQRCR, from the coding sequence ATGAGGACGGCGTACCGGTGCCGGGCGTACCCGACACCCGAGCAGGCCAGCGTGCTGAACCGCACGTTCGGGTGCGTACGCGTCGTCTGGAACCGCACCCTCGCTGCCCGGCACGGCCGCTACCACGCGGAGGGAAAGTCCACCTCGTACGCCGAGACGGATCGGGCGCTGACGCAGATGAAGCGCCTGCCCGAATTGGCTTTCCTCAACGACGTGTCGTCGGTGCCGTTGCAGCAGACACTGCGGCATCAGCACAGTGCCTTCACCGCCTTCTTTCAAAAGCGCGCCCGCTATCCGCGTTTCAAGTCTCGGCAGGGGCGGCAGTCCGCGTCGTTCACCCGGTCGGCCCTCCGCATGTGCGACGGGAACCTGACGCTGGCAAAGATGCCGGGTGCTCTGCGGTTCGTGTGGTCGTGGTCGGACATGGACGTGAAAGCCGTCGACCCGACGATGGTGACCGTGTCGCGTGACCCGGACGGCCGTTGGTTCGTCACCTTCGCCGTGAACATCAACCCACCCACGGCACCCGAGCCAACGGAACAAATCGTCGGAGTGGATCTCGGGTTGGCCGACTTCGCGGTCCTGTCTACCGGGGAGCGCATCCCGCACCCCCGCAACTGGAAGCGCCATGAACGCCGATTGAAGCGGTATCAGCGCATCATGGCTCGTAAGCAACGCGGCTCGAACAACCGGAACAAAGCCAAGGTCAGGGTCGCCCGCGTTCACTCCCGCATCCGCGACGCCCGGCAGGACTTCCTCCACAAGGCCAGCACTGACCTCGTTCGGCGCTTCGGCGCTGTCGCCGTGGAAGACCTCAACGTGGCCGGCATGGTTCGCAACCGTAAGCTGGCCCGCGCAATCTCCTGCACTGGCTGGGTTAAGTTCCGCGAACTGCTGACCTACAAGGCGCACCGGGATGGGCGGCACCTCGCGGTCGTGGACCGCTGGTTTCCGTCCTCGAAAACCTGCTCGGCCTGCGGGCATCTGCTCGACACGCTCTCGCTCGGCACACGCCATTGGACGTGTCCGAGTTGCGGCACCCTCCACGACAGGGACGTCAACGCCGCCAAGAACATCGCCGTCGCGGCCGGGCTGGCCGAGACGAAAAACGCCTGCGGAGCGGACGTCAGACACGAAGGGCAACCTTCCGTGCAGTCTGCGGTGAACCAGGAACACTCACCCGCGAGGGTGGGAAAACCCGGCCCATTAGAGCCGGGCGGATGTCAAAGATGTCGGTAG
- a CDS encoding phosphoribosyl-ATP diphosphatase, translated as MKTFEELFAELQAKAAAGTPGSGTVAALEKGVHFIGKKVVEEAAESWMAAEHEGPERAAEEISQLLYQVQVLMLATGLDLKDVYRHL; from the coding sequence GTGAAGACGTTCGAGGAGTTGTTCGCCGAGCTGCAGGCCAAGGCCGCCGCCGGCACCCCGGGCTCGGGCACGGTCGCCGCCCTGGAGAAGGGGGTGCACTTCATCGGCAAGAAGGTCGTCGAGGAGGCGGCCGAGTCGTGGATGGCCGCCGAGCACGAGGGGCCCGAGCGGGCCGCCGAGGAGATCTCGCAGCTGCTCTACCAGGTGCAGGTGCTGATGCTCGCCACCGGCCTCGACCTGAAGGACGTCTACCGACATCTTTGA
- the infC gene encoding translation initiation factor IF-3 — MNEQIRAREVRLVGPEGEQVGIVPLERALQLAADVDLDLVEVAPMARPPVCKLMDFGKFKYESALKAREARRNQQQTVIKEMKLRPKIDPHDYETKKGHVVRFLKAGDKVKVTIMFRGREQSRPELGYRLLRRLESEISELGYVEAAPKQDGRNMIMVLAPHRATKAAATAARGGALPRGERESGAPEAAPPVEPAGPAGTTGE, encoded by the coding sequence GTGAACGAGCAGATCCGGGCACGTGAGGTCCGACTGGTCGGCCCTGAGGGTGAGCAGGTGGGCATCGTCCCGCTGGAGCGCGCCCTTCAGCTGGCCGCGGACGTCGACCTGGACCTGGTCGAGGTTGCGCCGATGGCGCGCCCGCCGGTGTGCAAGCTCATGGACTTCGGCAAGTTCAAGTACGAGAGCGCACTCAAGGCGCGCGAAGCGCGGCGTAACCAGCAGCAGACCGTCATCAAGGAGATGAAGCTCCGGCCGAAGATCGACCCGCACGACTACGAGACCAAGAAGGGTCACGTGGTGCGGTTCCTCAAGGCCGGCGACAAGGTCAAGGTGACGATCATGTTCCGCGGTCGGGAGCAGAGCCGCCCGGAGCTGGGGTACCGGCTCCTGCGCCGGCTCGAGTCCGAGATCTCGGAGCTGGGGTACGTCGAGGCCGCGCCGAAGCAGGACGGCCGCAACATGATCATGGTGCTCGCACCGCACCGCGCCACCAAGGCGGCCGCCACGGCGGCCCGCGGCGGCGCGCTACCGCGGGGCGAGCGGGAATCCGGCGCCCCCGAGGCGGCGCCGCCGGTCGAGCCGGCCGGACCCGCCGGGACCACCGGCGAGTAA
- the rplT gene encoding 50S ribosomal protein L20, which yields MARVKRAVNAQKKRRTLLETASGYRGQRSRLYRKAKEQVLHSMQYAYRDRRDRKGDFRQLWIQRINAGARANGLTYNRLIQGLKLAGIEVDRKILADMAVNDAAAFAAIVELARAAVAAEGTGGAAAQAA from the coding sequence ATGGCACGCGTCAAGCGGGCTGTGAACGCCCAGAAGAAGCGCCGTACCCTGCTGGAGACCGCGAGCGGCTACCGCGGTCAGCGCTCCCGCCTGTACCGCAAGGCCAAGGAGCAGGTGCTGCACTCGATGCAGTACGCCTACCGGGACCGTCGTGACCGCAAGGGCGACTTCCGGCAGCTGTGGATCCAGCGGATCAACGCGGGTGCCCGCGCCAACGGGCTCACCTACAACCGCCTGATCCAGGGCCTCAAGCTGGCCGGCATCGAGGTCGACCGGAAGATCCTGGCCGACATGGCCGTCAACGACGCCGCCGCCTTCGCGGCGATCGTCGAGCTGGCCCGCGCCGCCGTCGCGGCCGAGGGCACCGGTGGCGCCGCGGCCCAGGCCGCCTGA